The genomic window caatGTAGCGTAAAAACACATgaaacaagtgtaaaaaataaaaaaaaacagcataAAATGGTGGCGGACGTTGTCAACAGCTTTTTACtgcccacatacatacatggcaACAACATGCACatggaaatgaatttttttctaattatttttattttttatttctatccTTTAAGCGAAAATCACATGTGCGAGAGTACATTACAACACTTAAACGCCGCCCACCCACACATACGCCCACAACACGCAAAAACGCGCAGCAGGACTACTGCTCAACAGCAGTTGACGCTACCAAGTACCCAAACATCAAAATACTAATTGCTTTGACTCTTAGCTTACACAcatgcaagcacacacacacgcattcaCGTGCTAACACTCATATCGCACTAGGATCCCACAGCGTCTGGTTGCTGTGCTGACTGATAATTCAatggcaattgttgttgttatttttttttactttgcatCTATAATCGCATGTGCCAGCGTGGCAGACAACGACATCTGTGGCTTTGTACAATTAAACTGCTACTCACTTGCTGCAGCTTTTGTCGCAAGATTTGTTGGATGCATGAATTACTGCATGCTTTGTTGGCGCTTAGGttcacacataaaaatataaaataatgcatacatacatacttgcatagAGTATGCAGACTTGTATATTACATGTAAGTCTCTATGTGTGCGCGATTGTCTACCGAATTTCTTATAGacgtttatatgtatttgctttcgTACGCTTTGAGACAGTcatgtataattttatatagatTCTTATGCACAAGTAACATTCTttaatacattcatatatatgtacatacctaaagacatatgtgtgtgtatgagtgtttTGCAGTCAAAGCTTTTACAATGCTCTTTATTTGTGGCTCGCGTGGCTCCAAGCACTTACTCACACTTtataattcgttttttttttgttgttttatgctAGCGGCGAAAGTTATTTGATACATTCACTTGTGTTTGTTAGCGATTCCTCAATGTACCGCAGTTTTACTTGTACTAGGGTGGCGATATAGCGGCATGATTCACAGCCAAAGTAACAAATAAGAATTTTGAAGTGAGGCTAAGAGCGAAAGCGAGTTGTCAGATGATTCATGCCGATTTCCTGTATAAAGATATTTACTTAAGTTTAGTGTAAGAACAATTTAAATATCCATACAATGATACTGCACAATAAAAGCTCAGTGTAGTGTTTAAAGTTGCGCcaataaatatgcaataaatatttacattgaatttaagttttaaggCAAGTTAGATAAATAGATTGAAATTTGACGATTGCACTGCTGGCACACTTCATTTAACCCAAGCGACACTGATCTGTGGAACACTATCTTAAACTGTGCAGATGATACCGCAGACAGCAGTGACCTGTATAAAATATGATTTCTTGTCACCGTTTTACATTGACCTCAGCAACAACCTTTCCTCTTTCCGAAGTTGCACTCGAAAAATGTGGGGTCTCAGAGCGAAGAACGGTTCCTTACCTATCGGACCGGTAGCTTATTTCACCTGGCTAGCTAGCCGATCACATTTCCACTGATTTCTCTATATCCagggaaaatatcttgttttcAATCCCATTTCCAATGATTTCTCTTAACCCAGAGTTAGGACATTGTTTTCAGTGGCAACcctaataaaactttttataaaaatagttgATTTGATTTTAACGGACGAGATTCCCTGCAGTACCGCGTGACCTATCACTGACAACTCTTTCCCCGCAATTGTGCTTCTCTAGAATAATCTCTTCACATCTGCTAATGGCATAAGCCTCAGCCTGGAAAATGCTTGAAAACCTGTCCATGAGCACTGACAGTTTGGTACGTGGTCCCATTATACCAGTACCAAGTCCATCTGCCCTTTTGGGTAGTCTGTATGCCATTGCATTGTGTTCCTAAGAAAGTTCTCCTCAAAGATGGAGTTCTCTCACGTaattgaatacatacatacatatatgtatatatgtttctatacgaaaaatatgttaattaatattttgttagaaAGTGACCGTTCTTAGGTCATGCTGCGGAAtcaaattataaaagtaaacaatattCTAATCTATCGCGAACTATACCTACACAACTTTTGTCactggtttttatttttttttgtttactttaaaatgtaattttcaaattcgtaatataaaaatattataatttaaaagaataattttttagtaagtATGCAAATCTACTTGTTTAACAAGTATTAAAAGGTAATTCTTGAGTTTTCTCCAGCTGTTGGCActcatacataaaataaatatttgcgattttgaatttttaatcggCTTAATTGTTTGTTATTGCATAATTTCACCATTAGCGTCAAAGCACCAGCTGTCTAAACTAAGACACAATAAAAATCCCAACGCAATCGCAATAGTAAACTATGTAGTCATACGCATATACTAAAGCCTAAATAGCGCCTCCCACTCGTCattttctaatatacatatctcataaTCAACCAATGTTTACAGTTTTGTTACCACTGTACTATCTGCTTTAGGGCGAAAATCGTGCGTTTGGCACTTAAAGCCATTGAAGTCATTCCCACGGTCATAAATTCGTGTAGCTTCGGCCACAGCATCCCCTAAACCTAACAGCAGCACGTCTTTTTTCATTTAAGCCAAATGGTTCATTGAACATGAGGTTGGCCACCTCTGCGATGCTATATACGCGCGCTTTCTTTGTTGTTTCAAACTAGACAAACGCTTCCTTTGTACGCCATGCCGATGATGGAAAGTCTAACTAAAAATACGTGAATGTGATGGATTTTATGTGTAAGACAATGCGTGCGGTTTACCACAcagtacatacaaaaatatatgcgcATAGTCTGACGCTGAAGCTCACGAACAACCAATAATGCGCAGCACCTACTGACAATGCCCAAACAATCGACAGTGGCGAACACCTAATCATTTAAGCCAAGCACTCCTTGCTGCTGCTCATTGACCTTGTGTTCTTGTGTTGCGGTTGACATTTggcagttgctgttgttgctattgttgctgcaGAGTTGGGAAATGTGCGCGATTGTTGACTTTCATCTAAGAGAATGGCAGCCTGTTTATTCGTTTTGGGTTTTAGCCGTGCCACGACCCTTTCAAAGGTATCCACGAACGGTTGACATTGTGAAGTCGGTTAAGTCACCAGTTAATGACTTCCTATCTACTTGCTGGCGAACTTTTGCTTTGTGTACGGTCGTCGGCGCTTAGATGCCAATAGACGCAGACAAAGCGTTTGACAGCTACAAAACTTTTGTAGTTAATTGACGCAGGTCCTTTGTTCATATTCATGAGTGTAGATCTTGCTAAATCTTCATTTGTTTCTTGCGTTGAAAAGTACTCTGTTATCCTAGAAAGCGTTTGAATGTTGGCGGATTGTTGGCAAATTGAATAGAAACGTATCATTTAAAAGAAGTCGTGAACTAATTAAATTACTTCCGGTAATAAAACtggaaaatatgaataaaaatatatatttttaaatattcttcatTTGCGCGTTGTTGAGGCAGCATAACAAAGTACTCCGTCGGAATCAGCGATATCAAACAACCATAGgttaaagctgccatacaaactgatcggtgaAAATCAGGTCCTTGTATGGACATTTTAGGGAATATTTTCCAAGGCAGCGCTACAATATTCGAACAAATAGTTCAGTTCGAATCACTGTCATTCAAACTAACTAAACAAACTCAAGATAtgatttataaacttttatattaaaagaaaatcacCTATGAAGGATGTTAGGTTAGggttatagcttcggtgcagccgaaggaaacgttttttaatgcttttgacTGATTTTCACGCTATTCCTGCTTAGTATGCATGCATTTAACATCGTTTGTACTAAAAGCATAATTCTTTTAGTTATCCGACGGAAATGCACTTCTGGATAGACAAACGCTCACAGCAATGTGGTTTTGGGAGATCGCGAGTTGCAGCCTCACTCTCCGGTGCCGGCGGATCCGGTGTGGGTCTCAGTTTTGGCCATCCACCGCGTCGAATTAGCGGCGGCAGTGGCAATAAAGCGAGCAGTAGAAGCAACGTACTGCCAGACTGTCATCACAGCACTGCCGCCAGCACCAGTCGCAGCCATCAATATCAGCAGCCGCAATTGCAACACCATCATCAACTGCAGcagcatcagcaacaacagtatgccaataacaataataatttcaacaGCGGCAACAATTGTCAACAATCAAATACGCACAGCAGCAATAGTAGCAATTATACAGGTAATATTAGCACCGCCAATGCAACAGCCTCAGGCGCCGCAATGCAATCGACCACATCGGCGACGCTTAATAACAATCCCCACCAGTACACCTACCAGCAGACGCATCAGCATGGCAGCGCTCCAGTGCAGACCCATCATGCGTCtggcaacaacaatttaatgAATAACAATAACGCCAGCACATCTACGTCCACGGCCACGGGCAGCGATGTACGCGGCACTACACCAGCAACGCAAGATTTGAACCAACGAGCGGGCGCACTACTACAAAGCACTGCAGACACACCGCACACACCACTGTATCAGCAACATCTCAATCAATGCTATGATATGCGCAGCTATCATCATCCTCAGTTCGGCAATATGTCCGTGCGACACTATCAATATTCGGGCAGGAATTGTAATGTGCCAACGCACGCCAACTCAAATCCCCCGACACATGCATATCGTAATGGCAATAACAGCGGCGCACGAACAATAGTTGGTCCTACTCATTCGCAGCACATGGACCCAATGGCATATCGACAGCAACATGGTTACAGGTACTCACTGCAATTTgccaattaataaatttacgtATATCACTTCACAatctttgcatttatttttcagtcACATTGCGACAGCGTGCGCTCAGTCGAATGAGTCTATAATGGGCGGATCCGCGCCCATTTCCACTAATACCACGAATACAGCGAGCTACGCGGTAGCTAACACAGCGCATCGCTACAGTTCGGCAGCTTTAAATATGCGCACCAGCAACATGACGGTAGATGCGAACGGTGGAGACGCTCAGCTGCTACCTTCACACCTTAAATGTGGCATGTGTGCGTCGTTAGTGCTGGCCTCCGTCTTTGTGGCgggcgcaaaattttatttcgaccATCAGGGTACCGGTTTGGAAGTGTTGATATTTTGTgctttctctgcaactttcttcTTGGCCGCCTGTACCGTTTCACTGTGTCGTGTACCAAAAGGACTATTGCCAAGCGGGCGCAATGCAGTGTTGGGCGCGCAACAGCATGCTGATGCCGAAAGCGCTATACATTATACGCGTCCACCGTACGGTAGACGTGATATCGTGAATGCTGATGGTAGTAGTGAATTAGTTGGTTCGGATGATATACATGGCGCACCTTTGTGTGGCCAGTTGCAATTGATTGAGGATTCGGCAAGCGCCGGTCCACCACCATATCATATAGCAATATACTTTCCAGAGACAGAGAGCAATGGAAAGGGCAAAGACGCACCGATAGATGACGAATCACCGCCGCCGTCCTATGATAAAATACTTATCTAAATCTATACAATGCATAGTAATAATGGGAATGTAGTAGAGAGGTACATGTGTTTACGGCCAAAAAACATAATCAGCATTATTGTTGCATAAGTAAAATACGCAACCtcattttctcatataaaaatcgTAAACAATTCACAATAACATGTCTTACTTCTGATTAGCAGTTCGACGAACACGATTTTACAAATTGAT from Bactrocera tryoni isolate S06 chromosome 5, CSIRO_BtryS06_freeze2, whole genome shotgun sequence includes these protein-coding regions:
- the LOC120778617 gene encoding uncharacterized protein DDB_G0283357; this encodes MHFWIDKRSQQCGFGRSRVAASLSGAGGSGVGLSFGHPPRRISGGSGNKASSRSNVLPDCHHSTAASTSRSHQYQQPQLQHHHQLQQHQQQQYANNNNNFNSGNNCQQSNTHSSNSSNYTGNISTANATASGAAMQSTTSATLNNNPHQYTYQQTHQHGSAPVQTHHASGNNNLMNNNNASTSTSTATGSDVRGTTPATQDLNQRAGALLQSTADTPHTPLYQQHLNQCYDMRSYHHPQFGNMSVRHYQYSGRNCNVPTHANSNPPTHAYRNGNNSGARTIVGPTHSQHMDPMAYRQQHGYSHIATACAQSNESIMGGSAPISTNTTNTASYAVANTAHRYSSAALNMRTSNMTVDANGGDAQLLPSHLKCGMCASLVLASVFVAGAKFYFDHQGTGLEVLIFCAFSATFFLAACTVSLCRVPKGLLPSGRNAVLGAQQHADAESAIHYTRPPYGRRDIVNADGSSELVGSDDIHGAPLCGQLQLIEDSASAGPPPYHIAIYFPETESNGKGKDAPIDDESPPPSYDKILI